Below is a genomic region from Enoplosus armatus isolate fEnoArm2 chromosome 10, fEnoArm2.hap1, whole genome shotgun sequence.
TAAACAGCCATGAAGTTAACACATGACCAGCAACTACTTCAGACTGTGTGGTTTCAATTACCTTCTACTCAGGATGAAGCCTGTGATCTTTTCAGGCTGTAGTATGCTCTCCCAGTCTATTACAATAAGTCAATGTCTGGCAAGGGTTTTCTGGGTAAATTGTGTCACATGAGTTTTAAGTACGTGAACGTGATACTGTATAATTGACTGTTCTTAATAGGAGCAGCAGCCAAACACCTTTATGTATACATGTGATgagcaaaaaaaggaaaatcagtgaataaatgCATTTGAAGAATTGTTTaatgacattgtttttgtttcaaacaGGTATTCTGCTGTTAAAACGTATGTTCTAATACTGAAAATTATATAATCAAAACAAGTGCAGAGAAATACATTAAGTGCTGCAACTATGGAAGGAGATTGTTTAAAGGCCGGATGTGAAGGATGTCAATGTTTTAGGCACTTCAGAAGGTCAGCACTGTGCGGATACTgcaatgagaaaaaacaaaataattaggTAGGATATAAAAACTTGagtcaacacaaacactcaattaccaacagcagaaaacaaaaaaagtgaaagggCTTTACAAActaagaaaacacatttctatccACCGACTGCAAAAATGAACTGTTCTTCTCACCTCTTTCCAGCATGCATGAGGTCAAATCCCTCATTGATCTTCTCAAAGGGCAGGGTGTGAGTCACAAACTCATCCACCTTTAGCTTCTTATTCATGTAGTCTTCCACCAGTTTAGGAACGCTCTCCACACTCTTCCACCCTGGGGGTGAATATCAAAAAAGTTAAGTTTAACCAAAACTTAACTGAATAGCACTAATATTTCACCAACGAAGCCTTGGGCAAGGGTACTTATTccccaaccaaaaaaaaaaaaagataagctGCTCAAGCTTTACTTGGTCGAACAACTAAAAAGACCAGAAATGACGAGGAGATGATAAACTACGGTATTTTGGCTCCAAGTCATAAACTTTTACCTAATAAGTGGATTTTAAAAAAGCCTAATTACCCataattaaaatatgaaaaaggtCTTGAACTCACAGAAAGTTGGAACTGCTGCCAGACCACATTATGCCTTTTTATAACAAGTAATTCTCTAACACAGTCAGTCACCTCCAAAGGCTGAGCCCCTCCACACTCGGCCTGTCACCAGCTGGAATGGTCTGGTCGAAATCTCCTGTCCAGCTCCGGCTACACCGATGATGACACTTTCACCCCATCCTTTATGGCATGCCTCCAAAGCAGCTCTCTGAAATAATCAAATGGTAATTTTCCTGGTTTCTATGAATTGCCAACTtatgaaaactgttttaaatgCTGCTCGTGCTACCTGTTGAGTACATTTAACACTATGTATATCTGCACTGGCTCTACTAACCAACCGCTATGATAAATTAACAGTTAATTTATGACAGTGTTTTAGATGTTGCTTACTGCTATTTCAATATGATGTCCTGCaggttttttatatatacagacacacacaatacaatacaatttgaACACAAAGTAAGTCTCACCATGATTTGCACATTTCCGATGCACTCAAAAGAATAGTCCACACCCCCGTCAGTCATCTCCACCAGAACCTCCTGGATGGGCTTGCTGTGGTCCTTGGGGTTCACAAACTCAGTGGCTCCAAACTCCTTAGCTTTCTCAAACTTTGCAGGGTTGATGTCCACACCAATGATCCTAGTTGCCCCAGCAACCTTGCATCCCATAATAACAGCCAGGCCAACAGCTCCAAGGCCAAATACAGCACATGTGGAACCAAGCTCAACCTGAGTGTGCAAGGGGAAGAATAGCAATGTGAGAATTCAAGGATTACTGAATATTTTTGATATATCGCAAATCTATGTATGAACTTTTAAGTTGTCTACGCTAGTCACATTGAATTATACAAATATCAGAGCATTTTATATTACATATCGCAATTTCTCATGGATCAAAAAAGGTGAGAACACTTAAACATACATCATGACATGCTTTCTGTAAAGACactaataaatgttttttaatttcctaattcattgtgaacatgtcaaaaaatgaaacagacCCCCTTGGCAACAATTCATTTTTCGCATCAAATCTGCATGATTAATAAGGGTGACCCATTTCAGAGTGAAACctgcaaacaatgacaaaatgttcatcTCCTTTTCGTTGTGTCCTTTGGGCAAACTTGTTCTGCATGACGagctttaaataataaaatgtgtcacaattTTCCAACGGCGGTTACCTCACTTCAGAAATAAACTCATGTACAAATGCTTCTTTTTGTAAGGACGTGGTCTCATAGTGTAGCGTGGCCTACAGCCTGTGATACCCACCTTGGCAGTGTTAAGAGCAGCACCGTAACCTGTAGAAATGCCGCATCCAAGGAGGCACACTTTATCCAGTGGAGCTTTCTCGTTCACCTTGGCCAGCGAGATGTCAGCCACTACAGTGTACTCCGAGAAGGTGCTGGTCCCCATGAAGTGAAACACTTGCTTTCCCTTGCAAGTGAAGCGTGAGGTCTTGTCAGGGAGCAGGCCCTGGCCCTGGGTTACTCTGCAGGGTGGAAGCACAGAGAAAAGATGATTTCTTTTCATGTATGTATGATGAAACTCAATAGCTGTGTACTTCAGAGCAGGGCAGACACAAGCTCAAACTGATGACGACTGATCTTGGATTTGGTTGCCCTGGGGTGGTGCACCTGAGGCTGTGAGTTCAACTATTGAGGGTGCAAGTTCTGccacaaagaaatacattttttagtcTGTTTCATCGCTAAAGAAAGACTGTCTTTAGCTTTAGCTGACTGAAAGTCTGACAGCATTACCTAATTTTCTGGCAAAGGTTGGTCTTAGGATTCTTGCAGAATTTGCATTCACCGCACTGGGGCACATACAACGGGACGACAGTATCACCTTGGTGAAAAAGAAGTGTAACTAAATTAGAAATCTTAGAAGATATAATTTTCCACAACATCTTGTCTGGCAGCTCCATACCTGGCTTGAATTTGGTGACACCCTCACCAACGCTCTCAACTGTTCCAGCACCCTCATGACCCAAGATGACAGGGAAAAGTCCCTCAGGGTCACTTCCACTCAGAGTGTAGGCATCTGTATGACACACCCCTGTGGCAAAGATCTGAGAGGCACAGTGTCATTTAAAGTTAATGTCAGACACAGCTGCTGGATGCAAGagtgaaatataaaagatgTTAGGCCTgatattaacattattttaattacCTATTGTCTAACTACAGCATTCCTCACTTATGGAACATCAAAGTCTATTTTCAAAGCTTAAAACTTTGGGCTATGTGTGATTCTTCCAGGGGAGATTGTAGAGTCATTTTTCTGCTTCTCGTGCTGATGAAACATTCAAAAGCTAAACAGGATCTAAAAAGAGCCTCCTCACCGAGCTGCTCTTCTAAATGTTTTAGGCAGGACTTGTATCAGTTGCGTTCatgtcaggctttttttttttttggcatgaaaTGGTTTGGTTTACCTTGATGCGAACTTCATGGGCCTTAGGTGGGGCTACCTCCACCTCTTCAATGGAGAGAGGCTTCCCAGCTTCCCAGGCAACAGCTGCCTTGCACTTGATCACCTGAAGGCAAAGTACaatacgttttgtttttttactgcagcCATGGGTTGACTGAAGCTTGCTTCATGTAGTCCTGGTGACAGGTCGAGCAAGTTGCACAGTGTAGTTGACCTTTGAACTGTGTCTAAGCAAAACCAACCGAGAGTTAGAGTTGGTCACAGTTTGAGTAACGCTCACATCTAGCATGCTAAAAGAGCTTATCAGAATTAAATACATCTGTCGGGTCACGCATTGCAGCAACTTGCAAATACCAGTCGCGACTGACCAAAGATCCCTATTAAGTAGTGGAACAGTGATTATTTGTACGTGTTCATTCAACGCACTTGAATGCGTGCGTGTTAGTTGAGACCACCGTGCTTTTTTATGCTACAAGTGAAAATGATGCCACCCTTACGACACATACACAAGGAGAGaatgcattcaaaatatttcttGTGCATTTTGCGGGGAAATGTTCTTACTTTTCCAGCTGTCTCCATGTTCGTTCCTTCAGCACGAGACGACGGGGCGGTGCGCGGCCGTAAAGGAGTTAACGGCCGGACCAATCAGAAGGGAGAACGCGCAGGGTACGCGCATGCCCAGCggaggaaaacaaaatcttaattcattttcatgcGAGGGGCAAATGTGTTCAAATTATTTAAAGTGAAAGTACATAGTTTGCCAAAATGAACAACACCTGAGCCAACTGCGTCCACTGATGAGGACCGTGAGATGCGTTTGAGAGCTCCGAAAAAAGCTAAGTGGaactcaaacacaacaaaatgtttttggtctttatttctgaatatactgaatgtgGGATGGTGATGGTAATGATCTGTATAAAGTCAAATTAGCATATTTATATCATAATGCAGACATTAcaataattaatgaatatttaatgaacaATATTGTATTGTTGTGTTTCACAAAGAAGATCAatcattatataaaaatatatctaTTCCATCTCCATCATTGAAATTTCCAGAAACCATGACTGACCACAACTCAACAGTCTAACCTCTGGAGACAAGATGTcttacttcactgaaaagtccatcaGTACGTATGTGCACTGTAACTTTCAAGTTTCCACGTCACACCTTTGCATGGGGGACcatgattggcttccaaacttTATGTCACAAAATCATGCTCTTACGTCCACGgcttaaactgagatttaaggtgaaACTTTACCCCTTGAGTAGATGAGTGTGAAACCTTCCAGtctcatacatacagtattctgCACCATCAAGTTCAAACCTcaaagtgaagtaacaataagcaaaatacatgtttgagTGGAGAGGGACTTAAGAATATTCTCTAGCTACATTTGGACACTtgtataaaatgtttgtttctacGAAGACttgtacattaaaaacaaaaagacacagttACAAAGCACCTTTTAATCAAGGCCTTTAacaaaaatgtgacaatattCTGCTTAAGATTTTACAAATTATGGGTATTAAAATGCTTTTCAACCAACAGCATATAAAGTCTGATTTCCCATATCTGAGAAAATTAATACATTGAAGTTTGTGAATGTTTCTCTTGAAATCTTAAAGTACAAACACggtcaacattttaacacaatcAGCACAGGATAATGACATGTCTGTTCACAAAG
It encodes:
- the LOC139291640 gene encoding alcohol dehydrogenase class-3, whose product is METAGKVIKCKAAVAWEAGKPLSIEEVEVAPPKAHEVRIKIFATGVCHTDAYTLSGSDPEGLFPVILGHEGAGTVESVGEGVTKFKPGDTVVPLYVPQCGECKFCKNPKTNLCQKIRVTQGQGLLPDKTSRFTCKGKQVFHFMGTSTFSEYTVVADISLAKVNEKAPLDKVCLLGCGISTGYGAALNTAKVELGSTCAVFGLGAVGLAVIMGCKVAGATRIIGVDINPAKFEKAKEFGATEFVNPKDHSKPIQEVLVEMTDGGVDYSFECIGNVQIMRAALEACHKGWGESVIIGVAGAGQEISTRPFQLVTGRVWRGSAFGGWKSVESVPKLVEDYMNKKLKVDEFVTHTLPFEKINEGFDLMHAGKSIRTVLTF